One stretch of Eretmochelys imbricata isolate rEreImb1 chromosome 1, rEreImb1.hap1, whole genome shotgun sequence DNA includes these proteins:
- the RUBCNL gene encoding protein associated with UVRAG as autophagy enhancer — protein sequence MSFHTGSLTSYCRTQAFKQLSAQELTKQSNKVTVSESVYSSNATVFAPARISCLAQTGQISDLSDEYSRPAVIGHAGNFRSFLDSTAAIKEILASVLNTSGIKPSSLPEKTVLQTTEDPDSDMEHWEESTDGDSNDDSDTDYTHHNIASTQMDVRFMRHKASWDNTQCSSSKSSLVSSSCPLYPGRSSITSALNSSSRLEMSPLKCDYFTQVTLTGGTVTSLTNSAIMCSEKELKNSSSSPDHPLPFKGISPDSTANELSAAFRNSETLEPMPLRDEGSNAFHPRSQSAPSDQQGATSDLSIGAISLNRSLQDIFMLPVDVEKENAHFLVADMIIASLEKMKCSILSQQAEPWNAEETSGWLGSYQTDSEISSCTRVKTQSASSASSDSGYEGCAVLQVSSSVNPPSHHEAGRFHCDSDSDDEFVIIELEDLENIAASPDKRLSFDPGCNSAEVTAQKLYQAFRKCWLQAETNIQLSRSLNTTKQKYANKENIPKELESSGNLAEEIKVKAKLRGTTDWAPPRFQIIFNIHPSLKRDAVVAAQNFTCAGCGTPVELKYIRRLRYCDYLGKYFCDCCHSYAQTSIPARILIKWDFKKYYVCNFSKHLLLSIWQNPIFNVSCINKTLYTKAKELNRVREIQEQLLHIKKLLKTCRFAESVLKEFEQVSSHLTTELHLFSMDDLVKIKRGLLVPLLRDILKSSTSHVENCELCQAKGFICEFCQSSDVLFPFQTATCKRCTVCKACFHSQCFKSGECPKCLRIAARRMFLEAPSVAM from the exons ATGAGTACTCAAGGCCAGCAGTGATTGGGCATGCAGGAAATTTTAGATCATTCCTGGACAGTACTGCAGCTATCAAAGAAATTCTTGCATCTGTTCTAAATACATCTGGTATTAAACCATCTTCACTACCAGAGAAAACTGTATTGCAGACAACTGAAGATCCAGACAGCGATATGGAACACTGGGAGGAGAGTACCGATGGTGATTCTAATGATGACAGTGACACAGACTATACACATCACAATATTGCTTCTACACAAATGGATGTTAGATTTATGAGGCATAAGGCATCTTGGGATAATACTCAGTGTAGTTCTTCTAAATCTTCACTGGTTTCCTCATCATGCCCACTTTATCCTGGCAGAAGCTCCATCACTTCGGCGTTAAATAGCTCatcccgcttggaaatgtctcctCTGAAATGTGATTACTTTACTCAAGTGACATTAACTGGAGGCACTGTCACATCATTGACAAACTCTGCTATTATGTGTTCAGAAAAAGAACTTAAAAACTCTTCAAGTTCACCAGACCACCCTTTGCCTTTTAAAGGAATCTCTCCAGATTCAACAGCTAATGAGCTGTCAGCAGCATTTAGAAATTCTGAGACTTTGGAACCCATGCCACTCAGAGATGAGGGCAGCAATGCTTTCCACCCGCGTTCACAGTCAGCGCCCTCTGATCAGCAAG GTGCTACTTCAGATTTAAGCATAGGAGCTATTTCCTTGAACCGTTCCTTGCAGGATATCTTCATGCTTCCTGTAGATGTGGAGAAG GAGAATGCACACTTCTTGGTTGCAGATATGATTATAGCATCTCTGGAGAAAATGAAGTGCAGTATCCTAAGTCAACAGGCAGAGCCCTGGAATGCAGAGGAAACCAGTGGATGGCTCGGCAGCTATCAGACTGATTCAGAAATATCCTCTTGTACCAGAGTAAAGACACAATCTGCTTCTTCTGCTTCTTCAGACAGTGGCTATGAAG GTTGTGCTGTGCTGCAGGTCAGCTCATCAGTAAATCCACCATCACATCATGAGGCCGGTAGATTTCACTGCGATAGTGACTCAGACGATGAATTTGTAATTATTG aacttgaAGACTTGGAAAATATTGCAGCATCTCCAGATAAAAG ATTATCTTTTGATCCGGGCTGCAATTCTGCTGAAGTAACAGCACAGAAGCTATACCAAGCATTCAGGAAATGTTGGTTACAGGCAGAAACTAACATTCAGCTGTCTAGGAGCCTGAACACAACTAAGCAGAAA TATgctaataaagaaaatattccaAAGGAACTTGAGTCTAGTGGGAATCTGGCAGAAGAAATAAAGGTCAAAGCCAAATTAAGAGGAACCACAGACTGGGCCCCACCTAGGtttcaaataatatttaatattcacCCATCACTCAA GAGAGATGCCGTTGTAGCTGCACAAAACTTTACTTGTGCTGGTTGCGGAACCCCAGTAGAACTCA AATACATCAGGAGACTCCGCTATTGTGATTACCTGGGGAAGTACTTCTGTGACTGTTGCCATAGCTATGCACAAACTTCCATCCCTGCCCGAATATTGATTAAATGGGACTTCAAAAAGTACTATGTCTGTAACTTCTCCAAACATCTCCTGCTCAGCATATGGCAAAACCCCATCTTCAATGTGTCGTGTATCAACAAAACCCTCTATACAAAAGCAAAGGAACTGAACAGAGTCAGG GAGATACAAGAACAGCTTTTGCATATTAAAAAACTACTGAAAACCTGCAGGTTTGCTGAAAG tGTATTGAAAGAATTTGAACAGGTCTCCAGCCACCTGACGACAGAGCTGCATCTGTTCTCAATGGATGACTTGGTGAAGATTAAACGAGGGCTGTTAGTGCCTCTTCTCAGGGATATTCTAAAAAGCTCCACATCTCATGTAGAAAACTGCGAG CTTTGTCAAGCCAAGGGATTTATTTGTGAATTTTGCCAGAGCTCAGATGTACTCTTCCCATTTCAGACTGCCACATGCAAAAGATGTACAG TTTGCAAAGCGTGCTTCCACAGTCAGTGTTTCAAGTCTGGAGAGTGCCCCAAATGTCTGAGAATAGCTGCTCGGAGGATGTTTTTGGAAGCTCCATCTGTGGCTATGTGA